Within Synechococcus sp. NB0720_010, the genomic segment CATGCCTATGGCTGTCATCAGATCTGCTTAACAAACGGTCATCGGAGAGCCCAGATCGACTGGCCTGCAATGGATCTCCCGAATGAGAGAAGGGGCGCAGGCGCGGCTCTCGCGCCGACAAACGCCAACAAAAAAGCCCCCTGCAGCAGGGGGCTAAAGGAGGCGGCGATCAAACCGCTGGGTGGCTCAAAACTCAGTCGGCGTCGACGCCACCGCTGACCTGGACTCCGGTGATCTTGCCGCCCATGCGCTGAACCATGCGCATCGTTTCGTTCATCCGGGTGTAGGGCACGTTCATGACCACATCCGCAGTGCGGGAGTAGTCGTTGTTGGCCAGACCGGTCACGGTGAAGGACACCTGACGGTCGTTGCTGAAGCTGGTGCCGCGGTTGCCTGCAGAAACCTTCATCGGAATGCGGGGGTAATCAGATCAGAACAGGAACCGATCAGTTGACCGGAGTGATGCTGGCGATCCGGCCGCCCTCGCGGTGGATCTGCTGCTGGTACTGGAGCAGCTTGTTGAAGGGGATGAAGCGCACGCGGTTGCTGCGCTTGTGCAGGCGGTAGTTGTTGAAGCCTGCGATCTCCACGCGGAAGGTGCGACCCTCTTCGCCGGCACCGACGCCCTGGCGGGTGACGCCATCGGCGGTGACCTTGCGGAAGGCGTTGCCCTTGGCGTTGGGGCTCACGACGGGAACCGGCTGCTCGGCGTGAACGGAGGGGTTCAGGCGGGACTGGTTCTTGGTCAGATCACCCTTGACGGACGCAGCAGCGCCACGGGCGAGCTGCAGCATGTAAGAGAACTGCAGGCCCTGCTGGCCGACGGAGTAGTTCCAACCATGCAGGTAGGGAACACCTTCCTCACCAAAGCGCTCCTGGTACTCGGCGCTATCCAGGTAAGAGTCGATCTCGGCTTCAAAACCCTGCTCCTGCAGGATCGTGAAGTGGTGCAGCATCTCGGCCTTGTTCTGGGGAGCGCGGCCCAGCAGATGCTTGAAGTTGAGCTCGATGAAGCGGTAAGCGTTCGTGCTCTCGAAGAACTTGGTGCGGTAGAGGCCACTCTTGGCCACCTGGCGCACAAACTCACGCACGCTCAGATAACCGCGCTTGAAGAGCGATTCAGGGCCCTCGAGACGCTCGCTGGCCATGACGTACTGGTTGCCGAGCACCTGCTGGTAGACGGCACGGATCAGAGCGGCCTTGTCGTCGCAGGAACCGGTGGTCCAGTTCTCATTGACGCGGTTGTTGGCGTAACGCTCGATGCCCAGATAGGCAGCGTTGGCAAGGGTCATGGGCTTGGGGTGCGTGCTGAGGGCGTGGTGACGCGCCGGTTGGCAACCTGCGCAAATTGATGCCAAGACCGGATCCTATGGGGGCCGTTTGCCATCCTCTAGGCCCTTTCAGAAACGTTACAAAAATCAGCCCTGGCGTCAGGGTGGAACGCCGATACCATCCGGCCAAATGCATTGCGTCCAGGGATGTCTGCCACTCCATCCACCGCCGCAGGTTCCGCAACGGAAGGCTCCATGCCCTTGCGGCTCAGCAGCCAGCTCGAGGCCCTGAGTCAAGTCGGAGAGACCCTGACCTTCCGCCTGCTTGAGCTGGAAGAGCGCCTGACAGCCATCGAAGCGCAGCTGGAGGAGCTCAGCACCAGCAGTGGCCCCGAGCTCCAGGCCAGCGACGCCGCCGAGATGCTGGCGGGAACCGAAGAGCGCATCGCCCGCCTGGAAGAGCTGCTAAGCACCCCGCAACAACCGCAACGCCTCAACCTGGTGCGCCCCCTGGGGCACATGGATCCCCAAACAGAAAGCCCCTCCGCCGGCTTTGAGCCAGAGGAGGAGCAGCTGGATCACGATCCCTTCCCGCAGGACGAGGAACAACCCTTTATGGACGAGCTAATCGCCTGATCAGCCGGCTGCACCGGTGCTGAGCATCGACCCTGCCGAGGTCAGGATCACGCGCAGCACCTCGAGGCCGCCGATGGCCGCCAGAGCCAGCCAGGCCTTCTGTGCAAAGGCCGGAGGCTGACCGCCGGCCCAAGCCGCTGACATCTGACCGCCACTGAACTGGGCGCCGCCACCGGCAAACGGATTAGCCGGGGCACGGCGTGCGGAGATCTCCCGCCAGTAGGCGTCGTAGCGAGGTGCCTGTTGGTTGAAAGGCATCTGGGCCTTGGCATGGCCGGCCAGGGCCCGTCCGCGCTGATAGGGAACCTCATCAAAGCCGAAGTTCTCCAGGTATTCCTTGGAGTCCAGCAGGGTGTTCACCAGGCCCTCAAGACCCTGGTTGGCAATCACGATCGACCAGGCAATGCGCTCTTGATCACCGTTGACCTCACGGCCCAGGACCCGGCCGACCAACTGCTCCACCACCCGGTAGTTGCTGTTGCACTGGTAGAAGCCCTGCTGAAATTTGCGGGAGAGCAACAACCCGCGCACAAAGTCACGGACGGTGATGTCGCCATTGCGCAGTTGGCTCTCGAGCATCGGCTCGCGATCCACCTTGAAGGCATGGAACAGGATCTGGCGATAGGCACGCTCGATCTGCTCCTCCACATCCCCGTGGCTCCGTGGGGCTTCGTCACCACCGATGGCGAAGTTGTCGACCCGGGCGTTCTGGGTAATTGGCTTCGGATCCAGCAGCGGTAATGCCATATCAAGGGAAAAAACCTCGCCGGCGAACCTATCGATGGGTTTTCGCTGAACGCACTGCGGCCGCGAAGATCACATACAGCTTCATTCCCCGCAATCAAGCTTCACCAACAAGCAGCTCTAGAGAGTGAGCCAGTCCGCGGGTAATTCAGCGCTGTAGTCCGCCACCCGTTCAAATTCAAACGGTCCCGCCAGGGAGCCCCAGAGCTGCTCATGGGTCTGAGGGTCATGGCCGCGATCAATGGTTCGCATGCCGCGCGCTCCCAGCTCAAAGCTGCTCACCAGATAGGAGGTCGCGCCTTTGCGCTCCACCAAGCAGCGGCAGCCGGGCTCAACTTCTCCTTTGAAGCCCTCGGGGGTTTCCTCCACCACATAGGCACAGCCCTCCAGGGGAGTCAGATCAGCGGCGGTGATCTGAGCGCGGAGCTCCGCGTTATCGATCGCCCCCCAGAAGCGTTGGTCGTCGCGGATCGCCTGGTTGTGAATCACCAGACCATTGCCGCGCTGCTCAGCCTTCAGCACCCGCAACCGGTAGGGCGCCGCAGGGTTGATCGCATAGGACTGATCGAGCAGCAGAGAGCCCGGCTCCAGCTGGGGCAGCGGCCGGAACTTCACCAGGATGTGGGCGTAAAGCGGCGGGTTCTCGAAGGCCTGATGCTCGTTGCTGAACCCAGCACTCAATTGACGCAGAAGGCGGGCAAAGGGGCTGCTCATCAGCAACTGGTGGTTGCCGGGATCCTATGGGCTGCCGGCTAAAGGCCCAGGAGACGAATTCGAAAGTCAGCCACCTGGCTGGCCCGATCGGGATTACTCAACATGAAGGGGTGCTCACTGCACTCCGCGATGGCCTGCTGCTTTTTTTCGTCGGTGGACAGCCCCTCGTGGCGACCGGTCGACTGATGACGCTTCCAGGCCGCGTCAAACACCATTCCAAAGCTGTCGGCGTTATCGAACAGCTCACCCGGCTTCTCAGGGATATGGATCGGCATGACAAGCGGACAAGCTGACGCTTGAAGGCTACGAGGTTGAAGATGCCAGGACCCAGATTTGAACTGGGGACACGGCGATTTTCAATCGCCTGCTCTACCAACTGAGCTATCCCGGCCCGTCGCTCGCGCGACTTGCGGATCTTAGATCACGGCCCCCCTCGGCTTCGGGGAGAAGGGCCATCTGGATCAGCCGTTTCAGGCCTGCGGCATCGCCCGCAACATCGCCACCAGGGTGCGGTGGGCATCCTCACTGTCACTCAGGGTGTGATCGAAGCGAACTTCGACGCTGGCCCCGTCGACCTCCAACTCCATAGCCTCCGGACGGACAGCCACCATCCGCGCCGCCCCTGGGGCCTCGATGCCGCCGTAGTGGCGGGCGTAGGCCAGGACCGCCTCAGCGTGGTCGTCATTCATGTGCTTACAGATCCGATCACTCACGGCGGAGGTGAGAGGGTCAGCGGCCATCGGGATCCTGCGGATCGGCTGATTCTGAAGCCTGCCCTAGGCCCCTGCGAAGCGCTGCCAGAGCAGAAGACCCAGACGGATTCCCGAGAAGCCCACGTAGCCCGCCAGGATCACAAACAAGCCAATCGAGAGCCAGGAGGCGAGGCGTTCCTTCACGGGGGGCAGACAGCAGAGAGCGCCAGTCTGGCCATGCCCGAGGCCGCGCTGCACTGGGGCCGGTTCAGCACCGGAACCCCCAGGATGCGTTGACGGATCAGCCGCCACTGGGGATTGCGGGCCCCACCGCCCAAGCTGATCACCCGCTGAACCGGCTCAGCGCCCAGGCGCTGCAGGGCCGCCCAGCCCTGGGCCTCAATCCGCGCCAAACCCTCCAGCAATCCCTGCAGGTAGAGCGCATCGCTGATGGGCCGGGGCTCCAGGACCGGCTCCAGGGTCGGATCGTCCACCGGGAAGCGCTCGCCGGGCCGAGGCAGGGGCCGAAGCGCCAGGCCGCTGCTGGAGCGCGGATCAATCTGACGACTCAACTCAACGAGGAGGGCATCGGAGAAGAACTGGCGCAGGACCCCAGCCCCGGCATTGGAGGCGCCCCCCACGAGCCACCGGCCCGCCACCCGATGACAACTGATGCCCGGTCCCGCTAGCGGTTGCGCCGCAAATTGCTTGAGCACCAAGGTGGTGCCGAGCACCGTCACCCCATCACCGGGCTGGGGATCAGCCGCCAGGACCGCGGCATTGGCATCGGTGCTGCCCGCCACCACCTGGCACGGGGCCGGTAACCCCAGGGCGCTCCGGGCGTTCTGCGAGAGGGGCCCAAGGACCGCGCCGGAGCGCACCACCTCCGGCAGCGCCGCACTCCAGGGTTGCTCAGCAATGGCGCCTTGCCAGCACTGCCGGCCCAGGTCCCATCCCAGGCGGAGGTTGTTGCCTTCCTCGCCGAAGCGCCAGTCCCCAAGCAACCACCCGCTCAGCCAGTCGGCCTGATGACGCATCAGGAGGGAGCTAGAGCCACTCCCCTCGAGCAAGCGCAGCACCCGGGCCAGGCTGCCACTGGCACTGGCGGCTGGAGCAGAAGCGCTGCCCGCCAGCACGGCTGCCGCCGAGGCCTGCTCAGGGCAGGCCAGGAAATAGGGCAGGGCCTGGCCCCTGGGATCGCCATTGGCGGCGCAGGCCAGCACGGTGCCCGAGGTGCCATCGACCGCGACAGCGGCCACCCGATCACGCAGCTCTTGAGGCAACTCTGCGCAGAGGGCAACCACCCCCTCGCGCCAGCCCTGGGGGTCCTCAAAACAGCGGGGGTAGTTCGCAGATCGCTCCGCCAGCAGGGTGCCGGAGGGATCCATCAGTGCCAGACGCAGGCCACTGGTACCCAGGTCAATCCCTAGGCCCAGGGGCTCACGGCTGGCTGCAATCAAGCGGCGGCAGCTTGCTTCAGGGTGGCAGCGACGGCCTCGACGTTCTCCCAGGGGAGGTTCAGGTCACTGCGGCCGAAGTGGCCGTAAGCGGCGACGTCCTGGTAGAAGTCTCC encodes:
- a CDS encoding phycobilisome linker polypeptide, whose product is MKVSAGNRGTSFSNDRQVSFTVTGLANNDYSRTADVVMNVPYTRMNETMRMVQRMGGKITGVQVSGGVDAD
- a CDS encoding phycobilisome linker polypeptide, whose amino-acid sequence is MTLANAAYLGIERYANNRVNENWTTGSCDDKAALIRAVYQQVLGNQYVMASERLEGPESLFKRGYLSVREFVRQVAKSGLYRTKFFESTNAYRFIELNFKHLLGRAPQNKAEMLHHFTILQEQGFEAEIDSYLDSAEYQERFGEEGVPYLHGWNYSVGQQGLQFSYMLQLARGAAASVKGDLTKNQSRLNPSVHAEQPVPVVSPNAKGNAFRKVTADGVTRQGVGAGEEGRTFRVEIAGFNNYRLHKRSNRVRFIPFNKLLQYQQQIHREGGRIASITPVN
- a CDS encoding phycobilisome rod-core linker polypeptide, which produces MALPLLDPKPITQNARVDNFAIGGDEAPRSHGDVEEQIERAYRQILFHAFKVDREPMLESQLRNGDITVRDFVRGLLLSRKFQQGFYQCNSNYRVVEQLVGRVLGREVNGDQERIAWSIVIANQGLEGLVNTLLDSKEYLENFGFDEVPYQRGRALAGHAKAQMPFNQQAPRYDAYWREISARRAPANPFAGGGAQFSGGQMSAAWAGGQPPAFAQKAWLALAAIGGLEVLRVILTSAGSMLSTGAAG
- a CDS encoding chromophore lyase CpcT/CpeT: MSSPFARLLRQLSAGFSNEHQAFENPPLYAHILVKFRPLPQLEPGSLLLDQSYAINPAAPYRLRVLKAEQRGNGLVIHNQAIRDDQRFWGAIDNAELRAQITAADLTPLEGCAYVVEETPEGFKGEVEPGCRCLVERKGATSYLVSSFELGARGMRTIDRGHDPQTHEQLWGSLAGPFEFERVADYSAELPADWLTL
- a CDS encoding DUF2470 domain-containing protein codes for the protein MAADPLTSAVSDRICKHMNDDHAEAVLAYARHYGGIEAPGAARMVAVRPEAMELEVDGASVEVRFDHTLSDSEDAHRTLVAMLRAMPQA
- a CDS encoding FGGY-family carbohydrate kinase codes for the protein MIAASREPLGLGIDLGTSGLRLALMDPSGTLLAERSANYPRCFEDPQGWREGVVALCAELPQELRDRVAAVAVDGTSGTVLACAANGDPRGQALPYFLACPEQASAAAVLAGSASAPAASASGSLARVLRLLEGSGSSSLLMRHQADWLSGWLLGDWRFGEEGNNLRLGWDLGRQCWQGAIAEQPWSAALPEVVRSGAVLGPLSQNARSALGLPAPCQVVAGSTDANAAVLAADPQPGDGVTVLGTTLVLKQFAAQPLAGPGISCHRVAGRWLVGGASNAGAGVLRQFFSDALLVELSRQIDPRSSSGLALRPLPRPGERFPVDDPTLEPVLEPRPISDALYLQGLLEGLARIEAQGWAALQRLGAEPVQRVISLGGGARNPQWRLIRQRILGVPVLNRPQCSAASGMARLALSAVCPP